From Candidatus Krumholzibacteriia bacterium, a single genomic window includes:
- a CDS encoding MATE family efflux transporter encodes MPDEKLRSTRLTFPSDEHPEPAAWSIEPRNEIVHGPLDRVLLRLAGPAILAKALFAALALVDVFWVGRLGAAATAAVNTGFFTSWILQAATLLTAAGILAHVARHMGAGEREQAGTAAAQGLLLGVLLGAVLGAAFWWVAPRLFLLLGTTPEVREPGIVYVRILFLAAPLSFTVVNSESIMRAAGNTRTPLLVMGAMVLFNGILAPLLIFGIGPFPRLEVMGAALATLLAQVLAATIFATRAFAGDRSFPFVRAALLRIDWALARRILRVGVPTMAIGSLFSLIYLFLSGVAARLGTAELTILGLGNRTEALTYLVSSGFSAATAAVVGQNLGAGAPERAARAAWRSALWLGIYGTVVGAAIIVWPRQVLALFTSDPVVLELGTTYTRILGLCHGLTAVEIVLENSFAGAGDTLPPMLISVPINVLRVPIVLWLVHVAGAGIIGIGWLLSLTACLRGILAMLWFRRGNWAHKRL; translated from the coding sequence ATGCCGGACGAAAAGCTGCGCTCGACACGCCTCACCTTTCCCTCGGATGAACATCCCGAGCCCGCGGCGTGGAGCATCGAGCCGCGCAACGAGATCGTGCACGGGCCGCTGGATCGGGTCCTCCTGCGTTTGGCAGGGCCGGCGATCCTGGCCAAGGCGCTGTTTGCCGCCCTCGCCCTGGTGGACGTTTTCTGGGTGGGCCGCCTGGGTGCGGCGGCCACGGCGGCGGTGAACACGGGCTTCTTCACCTCCTGGATCCTGCAAGCAGCGACGTTGCTCACCGCGGCGGGAATCCTGGCGCACGTGGCGCGGCACATGGGCGCCGGCGAGCGCGAGCAGGCGGGAACCGCGGCGGCGCAGGGACTCCTGCTCGGCGTTCTCCTCGGGGCGGTGCTCGGCGCCGCGTTCTGGTGGGTGGCACCGCGGCTCTTCCTCCTTCTCGGCACGACGCCGGAGGTGCGCGAGCCCGGCATCGTCTACGTGCGCATCCTCTTCCTCGCCGCGCCGCTCTCGTTCACTGTGGTCAACAGCGAGTCCATCATGCGTGCCGCGGGCAACACCCGAACACCGCTCCTGGTCATGGGCGCCATGGTGCTGTTCAACGGTATTCTCGCGCCGCTCCTCATCTTCGGAATCGGGCCGTTCCCGCGTCTCGAGGTCATGGGCGCGGCGCTCGCCACGCTCTTGGCCCAGGTGCTCGCGGCGACCATTTTCGCCACCCGGGCCTTCGCGGGCGATCGCAGCTTCCCTTTCGTGCGCGCCGCCCTGCTCCGCATCGACTGGGCGCTGGCGCGGCGGATTCTCCGGGTCGGTGTGCCGACCATGGCGATCGGCTCGCTCTTTTCGCTCATCTATCTCTTCCTCTCCGGTGTGGCGGCGCGACTCGGGACGGCGGAGCTCACCATTCTCGGTCTCGGCAACCGCACCGAGGCGCTCACGTACCTGGTCAGCTCCGGCTTCTCGGCGGCCACGGCCGCGGTGGTGGGGCAGAACCTGGGAGCCGGCGCCCCCGAACGAGCGGCCCGGGCGGCGTGGCGATCGGCGCTGTGGCTCGGGATCTACGGTACCGTCGTGGGCGCCGCGATCATCGTCTGGCCGCGGCAAGTGCTCGCTCTGTTCACCAGCGACCCGGTGGTCCTCGAGCTGGGCACGACCTACACCCGGATTCTCGGTCTCTGTCACGGTCTGACGGCGGTGGAGATCGTGCTGGAGAACTCCTTCGCCGGCGCCGGCGACACGCTCCCGCCCATGCTCATCAGCGTTCCCATCAACGTGCTGCGCGTGCCCATCGTGTTGTGGCTCGTGCACGTTGCCGGCGCTGGCATCATCGGCATCGGGTGGTTGTTGTCGCTCACGGCGTGCCTGCGAGGCATCCTCGCCATGCTCTGGTTCCGCCGCGGCAACTGGGCGCACAAGAGGTTGTGA
- a CDS encoding DUF2064 domain-containing protein, giving the protein MLGVFAKVVRGESVKTRLQTALTRQEAERFHVASLADTLETALRLVPKPFLFLQCEAAEGVEDLRRRLAACGLDPASWAALRIRRQSDGDLGLRLEQAFDTLSRARAAPGAALILGSDSPSLQAATIRAGMERLGLTAIGGAATKNDGRPAETAQTVDPPHTHGADQQRDRAAANRPSDHLGDASARSAPPTLPSPCGDHAEGAADLVLGPTADGGYWAIGLRRPCPGLLHNIAWSSTHTFDDTVRRATSFGLRTALLPLWTDVDRPEDLRELARQIRMLRQGGEAQTARYSERFLSEVGLHPA; this is encoded by the coding sequence GTGCTGGGCGTCTTTGCAAAGGTCGTTCGCGGCGAGTCGGTGAAGACGCGCCTACAAACTGCGCTGACGCGTCAGGAAGCCGAACGTTTTCACGTCGCCAGCCTTGCGGATACCCTGGAAACCGCGCTCCGCCTCGTTCCCAAGCCCTTTCTCTTCCTGCAGTGTGAGGCTGCCGAGGGTGTCGAGGACCTGCGGAGGCGCCTGGCCGCTTGTGGTCTCGACCCTGCGAGCTGGGCGGCGCTCCGCATCCGCCGACAGAGTGACGGCGACCTGGGATTGCGTCTGGAGCAAGCCTTCGACACTCTCAGCAGAGCTCGAGCGGCGCCCGGAGCGGCACTGATCCTCGGTTCGGACAGTCCGAGTCTGCAGGCGGCAACCATTCGCGCCGGAATGGAGCGGCTCGGGCTGACCGCGATCGGAGGGGCTGCGACCAAGAACGACGGTCGCCCGGCAGAAACCGCCCAGACCGTCGATCCTCCACACACACACGGGGCTGACCAGCAGAGAGACAGAGCGGCTGCGAATCGGCCAAGCGACCACCTGGGCGACGCGTCGGCACGGTCCGCGCCTCCCACGCTGCCATCGCCTTGCGGGGACCACGCCGAGGGTGCCGCGGATCTCGTCCTCGGGCCGACGGCGGACGGTGGCTACTGGGCCATCGGTTTGCGGCGTCCCTGCCCAGGGCTGCTACACAACATCGCCTGGAGCAGTACACACACGTTCGACGACACCGTGAGAAGAGCCACGTCATTCGGTCTGCGCACGGCACTGCTGCCGCTGTGGACCGACGTCGATCGACCCGAGGACCTGCGTGAGCTGGCACGCCAGATCCGTATGCTGCGCCAAGGCGGTGAGGCACAAACCGCCCGGTACAGCGAGCGGTTCCTGTCCGAAGTCGGCCTCCACCCCGCCTGA
- a CDS encoding SLBB domain-containing protein, with translation MVRARLRAKGVDPDELLRLFKEQGIQGTAPGAPTSPQTPTFPPVTPPPGPVVAPADSTALPDSVQAQQAQYFGYDIFRLSPKTFEPLAFGPVSPDYLVGPGDEIIVNVWGAQEMFTRVEVNREGYITVPDLGQVLVNGYTLGGLKEHLQQRLARIYSGIRSDGSGRTLVDVSLGKLRSIQVFVLGDVVQPGGYTMSATSTVMTSLYYAGGPTLQGSMRNVRLMRNNKLLQEMDLYDYLAQGNRLQDTRLENGDVVFVPPVQVRVQLEGEVQHPATYELRSGETLADLLVLAGGLKSTALLERAQIERIIPFDQRSPRAQEDRKILDLSLAGAGRPGEGSVLVNGDIVRIFPIGEILKNMVELVGTAVYKPGTYECRLGMRVADLIELAGGLLGDAYLGWGHLVRTRPDKTKSIVSFNVGDALKRVPAANLELQGLDEVQVFSISDISDRHYVRIEGLVRKPGKYDYYEGMTVTDLIFRAGGLRESAYRMQVEVSRIDPEAISEGKTASLFAVAMADTLANPSEATTFKLEKNDIVFIREVPNWGLQENVWVTGEVRFPGMYTLTSKTEHLSSVIKRAGDLEQGTAYLRGANFIRKKDNTGRMALDFEEALKARKKGYGKFDIVMVAGDSIHIPREPKTVKVEGAVGYPSSVLWEQGRDLDYYLEQAGGLLDTADKGKIRVVMANGRVHTSGFFSSPEPDQGARVIVPTKPEKKDSNSLKTFAEIITILSGFATTAYLISQTAR, from the coding sequence ATGGTGCGAGCGCGTCTGCGCGCCAAGGGTGTGGACCCGGACGAATTGCTCAGGCTCTTCAAGGAGCAAGGAATTCAAGGCACCGCCCCCGGAGCCCCGACGTCCCCACAGACTCCGACGTTCCCTCCGGTGACGCCGCCGCCAGGGCCCGTTGTCGCACCGGCGGACAGCACGGCGCTGCCGGATTCCGTCCAGGCGCAGCAAGCGCAGTACTTCGGCTACGACATCTTCCGACTTTCCCCCAAGACCTTCGAGCCTCTCGCCTTCGGGCCGGTGTCGCCGGACTACCTGGTCGGACCGGGTGACGAGATCATCGTCAACGTCTGGGGCGCCCAGGAGATGTTCACCAGGGTCGAGGTCAATCGGGAAGGCTACATCACCGTCCCCGATCTGGGGCAGGTTCTGGTGAATGGCTACACGCTCGGGGGCTTGAAGGAACACCTGCAGCAGCGGTTGGCGAGGATCTACTCCGGCATCCGGTCCGACGGTTCGGGACGCACGTTGGTCGATGTCTCGCTCGGCAAGCTGCGGTCGATCCAGGTGTTCGTGCTCGGCGACGTGGTGCAGCCCGGTGGTTACACCATGAGCGCCACGTCGACGGTGATGACGTCGCTCTACTACGCCGGGGGCCCGACCCTCCAAGGCTCGATGCGGAACGTGCGCCTCATGCGCAACAACAAGCTGCTGCAAGAGATGGATCTCTACGACTACCTGGCGCAGGGCAACCGCTTGCAGGACACGCGGCTCGAGAACGGGGATGTCGTCTTCGTCCCGCCCGTGCAGGTGCGCGTGCAGCTCGAAGGCGAGGTCCAGCATCCCGCCACGTACGAACTGCGCTCCGGTGAGACATTGGCAGATCTGCTGGTGCTCGCCGGTGGTCTCAAATCCACCGCACTCCTGGAGCGCGCGCAGATCGAACGCATCATCCCCTTCGACCAGCGCTCGCCGCGGGCGCAGGAAGACCGCAAGATCCTGGACCTGTCCCTGGCAGGCGCTGGACGGCCGGGCGAAGGCAGTGTGCTCGTGAACGGCGACATCGTGCGGATCTTCCCCATCGGAGAGATCCTGAAGAACATGGTCGAGCTCGTGGGTACCGCGGTGTACAAGCCCGGTACTTACGAATGCAGGCTCGGCATGCGCGTCGCCGACCTGATCGAACTGGCCGGCGGCCTGCTCGGCGACGCTTACCTCGGCTGGGGACATCTGGTGCGCACGCGGCCGGACAAGACGAAGTCGATCGTTTCCTTCAATGTGGGCGATGCCCTCAAGCGTGTCCCCGCGGCCAACCTGGAGCTGCAAGGGCTGGATGAGGTGCAGGTGTTCTCGATCTCGGACATCAGCGACCGCCATTACGTGCGTATCGAAGGGCTCGTGCGCAAGCCCGGCAAGTACGACTACTACGAGGGGATGACGGTGACCGACCTCATCTTCCGCGCCGGGGGGCTGCGCGAGTCGGCGTACCGCATGCAGGTGGAGGTGTCGCGCATCGATCCCGAGGCGATCTCCGAGGGCAAGACGGCGTCGCTCTTCGCGGTGGCCATGGCGGATACCTTGGCGAATCCGAGCGAAGCCACGACCTTCAAACTGGAGAAGAACGACATCGTCTTCATCCGCGAGGTCCCCAACTGGGGACTGCAGGAGAACGTCTGGGTGACCGGCGAGGTGCGCTTTCCCGGCATGTACACGCTGACCAGCAAGACCGAGCATCTGTCCAGCGTCATCAAGCGCGCCGGGGATCTCGAGCAGGGGACAGCGTATCTGCGAGGGGCGAACTTCATCCGCAAGAAAGACAACACGGGACGGATGGCACTCGATTTCGAAGAGGCCCTGAAGGCTCGCAAGAAAGGCTACGGCAAGTTCGACATCGTTATGGTAGCCGGTGACAGCATCCACATCCCGCGCGAGCCGAAGACGGTCAAGGTGGAAGGGGCTGTGGGCTATCCGTCGAGCGTGCTCTGGGAGCAAGGTCGCGATCTCGACTACTACCTGGAGCAGGCAGGCGGCCTGCTCGACACCGCCGACAAGGGCAAGATCCGGGTCGTCATGGCGAATGGCAGGGTGCACACTTCGGGTTTCTTCAGTTCACCCGAGCCAGACCAGGGTGCGCGCGTCATCGTACCGACCAAGCCAGAAAAGAAGGATTCAAACTCGCTGAAGACATTCGCTGAGATCATCACCATCCTCTCCGGTTTCGCAACGACGGCCTACCTCATCAGCCAGACGGCGAGGTGA
- a CDS encoding GNVR domain-containing protein: protein MASKRDAPSEAREHGQEKFYSGSEVVATVPEGPPRSGQERALESRAGSLPAAPSEQPLWLDQVQAGTARAPWMEQGFRHYLRLGLRYKRLILITFCSTMALTVAQLWLRPRVYMAKATILPSAGQNQSGVMGLIASFTGAPPTAVLSEDVSSILFPNIFESRTVGREVLESTYRFQKDGQAVEKTLREELAPESLDKALKLLYRIASFEVNKETGTITVAVTTLYPELSAQIANRFVESLERLCLEMRKTTALGNNAFVQERLDKSLAELTLAEQRLTNFRERNIRMNDPELDLEYMRLQREVSFKQQIYMNLSSQVELARIEVAKELPVVRVLDRADTPNLPVPVPKLTTLVLGVFVGALAAVLSVAAVEVFHYVRREILLYRSTSAQGSAV, encoded by the coding sequence ATGGCGTCGAAGCGTGACGCGCCCAGCGAGGCGCGGGAACACGGTCAGGAGAAGTTCTACTCGGGTTCCGAGGTGGTGGCCACGGTCCCCGAGGGGCCGCCGCGCTCTGGCCAGGAACGTGCGTTGGAGTCCCGAGCCGGGAGCTTGCCGGCCGCCCCCAGTGAGCAGCCGCTGTGGCTGGACCAGGTGCAGGCGGGGACCGCCCGGGCTCCGTGGATGGAGCAGGGATTCCGCCACTATCTGCGCCTTGGGCTGCGCTACAAGAGGCTGATTCTCATCACCTTCTGTTCGACCATGGCTCTGACGGTCGCCCAGCTCTGGCTGCGCCCGCGTGTCTACATGGCGAAGGCGACGATCCTGCCCTCGGCGGGTCAGAATCAGAGCGGTGTCATGGGTCTCATCGCCAGCTTCACGGGAGCCCCGCCTACTGCAGTCCTCAGCGAGGACGTGAGCTCGATCCTGTTCCCCAACATCTTCGAGAGTCGCACCGTGGGGCGCGAGGTTCTCGAGTCCACCTATCGTTTCCAGAAGGACGGCCAGGCCGTCGAGAAGACCCTGCGGGAGGAACTCGCCCCGGAAAGCCTGGACAAGGCATTGAAGCTCCTGTACCGCATCGCGTCGTTCGAGGTGAACAAGGAGACCGGAACGATCACCGTGGCCGTCACCACGTTGTACCCGGAGCTCTCGGCACAGATCGCCAACCGATTCGTGGAGTCCCTCGAACGTCTGTGTCTCGAGATGAGAAAGACCACGGCTCTCGGGAACAATGCGTTCGTTCAAGAGCGCTTGGACAAGAGTTTGGCGGAGCTCACGCTAGCCGAGCAGAGGCTGACGAATTTCCGCGAGCGGAATATCCGCATGAACGACCCGGAACTCGATCTCGAGTACATGCGTCTCCAGCGCGAGGTGAGCTTCAAGCAGCAGATCTACATGAATCTGTCGAGCCAAGTGGAGCTGGCGCGGATCGAAGTTGCGAAGGAGCTACCGGTGGTGCGGGTTCTCGACCGCGCCGACACGCCCAATCTCCCCGTGCCGGTCCCGAAGCTCACCACCCTGGTCCTGGGGGTGTTCGTGGGCGCTCTGGCTGCCGTCCTGTCTGTTGCGGCGGTCGAGGTCTTCCATTACGTACGCCGGGAGATACTCCTGTACCGGTCCACCTCGGCTCAAGGCTCCGCAGTGTGA
- a CDS encoding O-antigen polymerase → MSPDDHLLLWTSVAGLWALWKLSTAPGFRFSPALLFYTIFFAMQVVGFLALVREDDPQDCLARTGIMLGVLGFVAGVGAVSVWSRFHPAAELEGVRSRFQFDEPYLPHKVATMLIGYLMASALLVYFYRVSGGIPLLDGIRTLAQGDKILTAQLLLSERRMEQTYFEASTYRGVGYFDQLRMSILPYFVASFLVWGTVTRRRKWRLAAYAAAIPALLFLLGTGQRHPTAAFMLSMAIIGYLVTSRKQQKKMLWCFGLLGLTVFAVMSLLLGRYTHTGNLQSDLPMVFLGIANRIFFSNSLGTISLFHIFPNPEPFRWGWTWLSDLQGFLPGPHVGFSAWLYRRLYGQVGTAAPMCFGEMYANFGLVGVFLGACVLGLILQGMHVAWCRRQVFQVEHLVLYAMLSMTFARWAMGGLLGPIQYGLVALPLLYATVKITHHLVVVLSCFERGIRRSSDEQGTARAGTYALGS, encoded by the coding sequence ATGAGCCCTGACGATCATCTCCTACTCTGGACTTCCGTCGCCGGCCTTTGGGCCCTGTGGAAACTCAGCACGGCGCCGGGGTTCCGCTTTTCCCCGGCTCTGCTCTTCTACACGATTTTTTTCGCCATGCAGGTCGTGGGCTTTCTCGCCCTCGTCCGCGAAGACGACCCCCAGGACTGTCTGGCGCGGACGGGGATAATGCTGGGAGTTCTCGGATTCGTGGCGGGGGTGGGGGCCGTCTCCGTCTGGTCGCGCTTCCATCCCGCCGCTGAACTGGAGGGTGTGCGCTCGCGCTTCCAATTCGACGAGCCCTACTTGCCGCACAAAGTGGCGACGATGCTCATCGGCTACCTCATGGCAAGCGCGCTGTTGGTGTACTTCTACCGCGTCAGTGGCGGTATCCCGCTCCTCGACGGAATCCGGACTCTGGCGCAGGGAGACAAGATCCTGACCGCTCAGCTCCTGCTGTCGGAGCGTCGCATGGAGCAGACGTATTTCGAGGCGTCTACCTACCGCGGTGTGGGCTACTTCGACCAGCTCCGGATGTCGATCTTGCCGTACTTCGTGGCCAGCTTTCTCGTTTGGGGTACCGTGACACGCCGGCGCAAGTGGCGGCTCGCCGCGTATGCTGCCGCCATCCCGGCGCTCCTTTTCCTCCTGGGAACGGGCCAGCGGCATCCCACCGCGGCCTTCATGCTTTCCATGGCCATCATTGGCTATCTCGTGACCTCACGGAAGCAGCAAAAAAAGATGCTGTGGTGCTTCGGCCTCCTGGGGTTGACGGTTTTTGCCGTCATGTCTCTCCTCCTCGGACGCTACACGCACACGGGAAACCTGCAGTCCGACTTGCCGATGGTGTTTCTCGGCATCGCGAACCGCATTTTTTTCTCGAACTCACTGGGAACCATTTCACTGTTTCACATCTTCCCCAACCCAGAGCCCTTCCGCTGGGGATGGACCTGGCTCAGCGACCTCCAAGGATTCCTTCCCGGTCCGCACGTGGGCTTCAGTGCCTGGCTCTATCGCCGACTTTATGGGCAAGTCGGGACCGCGGCGCCCATGTGCTTCGGGGAGATGTATGCGAATTTCGGCCTGGTCGGGGTCTTCCTCGGCGCCTGCGTACTGGGCCTGATTCTGCAGGGCATGCACGTGGCCTGGTGCCGGCGCCAGGTGTTTCAGGTGGAGCATTTGGTGCTGTACGCCATGCTGTCGATGACCTTCGCCCGTTGGGCCATGGGTGGACTTCTGGGGCCAATCCAATACGGCCTCGTGGCGCTGCCGCTCCTCTATGCGACCGTGAAGATCACGCACCACCTCGTCGTGGTCCTGTCGTGCTTCGAGCGTGGGATCCGGAGGTCGAGCGATGAGCAGGGAACGGCCCGCGCCGGAACCTATGCGCTCGGGTCGTGA